A stretch of Corallococcus exiguus DNA encodes these proteins:
- a CDS encoding GGDEF domain-containing protein codes for MNPADLLSAMKRTVEQLAAYNEMAKALTSTLELREVLALVMQKVSALLKPRNWSLILQDERSGKLYFEIAVGEGAEALKGLQLNPGEGIAGAVFSSGVARLVHDVAGDSSFAPRFDEASAFHTRSLLAVPLVARERVLGVIELVNGPTEPGFTHDDLTALSAIADYAAIAIENARNFRRVQELTITDEHTGCFNARHLRAQLEQEVKRSARFRHPLSLVFLDLDHFKSINDRHGHLVGSATLKEVGDLLISLGRHNLDAVFRYGGDEFAVMLIETDKEGAQVIAQRICEAFRGQRFLRAQGLDVALTASVGVASFPEHATTSTDLIRAADFAMYAAKGRGRDRIAVSEAPSAEGTPMEVPYARSGG; via the coding sequence ATGAACCCCGCGGACCTCCTGTCGGCCATGAAGCGGACAGTGGAGCAACTGGCCGCCTACAACGAGATGGCCAAAGCGCTGACCTCCACGCTGGAGCTGCGCGAAGTGCTCGCGCTGGTGATGCAGAAGGTCAGCGCACTGCTCAAACCGCGCAACTGGTCGCTCATCCTCCAGGACGAGCGCAGCGGAAAGCTCTACTTCGAAATCGCCGTGGGGGAGGGCGCCGAAGCGCTCAAGGGCCTCCAGCTCAATCCGGGGGAAGGCATCGCCGGGGCGGTGTTCTCCTCGGGCGTCGCGCGGCTCGTCCACGACGTGGCCGGCGACTCCAGCTTCGCGCCCCGCTTCGATGAGGCCTCCGCCTTCCACACCCGCTCGCTGCTCGCCGTGCCGCTGGTGGCGCGCGAGCGCGTGCTGGGCGTGATTGAGCTGGTCAACGGCCCCACCGAGCCCGGCTTCACGCATGACGACCTCACCGCCCTGTCCGCCATCGCGGACTACGCGGCCATCGCCATCGAGAACGCACGCAACTTCCGCCGCGTCCAGGAGCTCACCATCACGGACGAGCACACCGGCTGCTTCAACGCGCGGCACCTGCGCGCGCAGCTGGAGCAGGAGGTGAAGCGCTCGGCGCGCTTCCGCCACCCGCTGTCGCTCGTGTTCCTGGACCTGGACCACTTCAAGTCCATCAACGACCGGCACGGGCACCTGGTGGGCAGCGCCACGCTCAAGGAGGTGGGGGACCTGCTCATCAGCCTGGGCCGCCACAACCTGGACGCCGTCTTCCGCTACGGCGGCGACGAGTTCGCGGTGATGTTGATTGAGACGGACAAGGAAGGGGCCCAGGTCATCGCCCAGCGCATCTGCGAGGCGTTCCGCGGCCAGCGCTTCCTGCGCGCGCAGGGGCTGGACGTGGCGCTCACCGCGAGCGTCGGGGTGGCCTCCTTCCCGGAGCACGCCACCACTTCCACGGACCTCATCCGCGCGGCGGACTTCGCCATGTACGCGGCCAAGGGCCGGGGCCGGGACCGCATCGCGGTCTCCGAGGCCCCTTCGGCGGAGGGGACCCCGATGGAGGTCCCCTACGCCCGCTCCGGC